The following are from one region of the Thermus sp. LT1-2-5 genome:
- a CDS encoding metal-dependent transcriptional regulator, with the protein MPRPQLSEAQEDYLKNLLLLELEGQTPVSTQALATRMGVRPPSATEMLKKLALLGLVDHQPYQGASLTLAGRKVALEVLRHHRLLEAYLHQALGFGWEEVHEEAERLEHVISEAFEARIAELLGHPPFDPHGDPIPTQDLALPEAPATPLAEAPLGEVRVVRALVQDPGTLNLLARLGLVPGARLRVLERHNGVRVALGQEVFLLPPDLAAAVGVEAA; encoded by the coding sequence ATGCCGCGACCTCAACTTTCCGAAGCCCAGGAAGATTACCTGAAGAACCTCCTCCTCTTGGAGCTCGAGGGCCAGACACCGGTTTCCACCCAGGCCCTAGCCACCCGCATGGGGGTTCGCCCCCCCTCGGCCACCGAGATGCTAAAGAAGCTAGCCCTTCTCGGCCTTGTGGACCACCAGCCTTACCAGGGGGCAAGCCTGACCCTTGCCGGGCGGAAGGTAGCCCTAGAAGTCCTGCGCCACCACCGCCTCCTCGAGGCCTACCTGCACCAGGCCCTGGGTTTCGGCTGGGAAGAGGTGCATGAGGAAGCCGAGCGCCTGGAACACGTGATCAGCGAGGCCTTTGAAGCCCGCATCGCCGAGCTCCTGGGCCACCCCCCCTTTGACCCCCACGGGGACCCCATCCCCACCCAGGACCTGGCCCTGCCCGAGGCGCCCGCCACACCCTTGGCCGAGGCCCCGCTGGGAGAGGTGCGGGTGGTGCGGGCCTTGGTCCAAGACCCGGGTACCCTGAACCTCCTGGCCCGGCTCGGCCTGGTGCCGGGCGCCCGTCTGCGGGTCCTGGAGCGGCACAACGGGGTGCGGGTGGCGCTGGGACAGGAGGTCTTCCTCCTACCCCCAGACCTCGCCGCTGCCGTAGGGGTGGAGGCGGCATGA